TTAATCCGTTAAACGCTCTATCCGCAACTACTGCTGATTTAGTATTTGCAACAGAATTAATTTTTAACCCAGCAACAGGTGTGGTTTCTCGTACAAATCTTACTGGAAATTTAAGAGGTCGATTCAGATACTGACGATTTCCCTCAAACCCAGGAGTGACAATATCAGGAGCTAAAGGTGCAACCATATCTACAAGGGTGCTAACAAGTTGCCAATCACCCGCCATCCAGTCAGGATATACTAAATCTCCCACAGCAGGTTTTGTGGAAGTTATTTTTTCCCAAATAGGGAAACTATCTAAACGTTTGGCTAATTCTCCTGCTTTTGCATCTCCACTCCACAGCAGGAATAAAAAAATCAAGCAAAAACTCCAGATTTTCCTCATGTTAACTATCAGCACAATAATTTGCAAAGTGTAAATTTTTTTTAGATTAAAAGCTCATCTAATTAGAAATTATGTTGCAATTTCGTTACTAAATTTAGCTATCCAATAAACAAACTCAATAAAAACATTGCCTGATGACAAAACTACTGAAGTGTGTGTGGTCTTCAAAGTCTGTTTTTCTGCTTAAAGAAGCTGAATGAGAAAAAGACTCATAATTTGGCTAAGCCTGCGTATTTTCTACATGTTTTGTCTAAAAGTAATGTAAATTGATGCTTTTTTGCTTGATATTAGTATCCATTAAGTGCTTAAGAAGTATAAACAGATAAAATTTAAAGTTTTAATTTATACTTGTAAAATCGTTTTTCTAGTGTTATTACTGAAAACATATCAAAAATAAATAGTTTAATTAGTAAAATTACTCATTCTAATAAGCGAATTCTATATTTATACTTCTGAATGATGTGACAACAAAAATGTAAATAATTTTGCAAAATAGCAATTATCAACCTTGCTTATTGGTAAAAAGTTGTTAAAGTAAGATGTGAATTTAATTGAGAACCGAGAACTTCTCATTGTTGAATAGTAGTCAGTTAAAACCGACAGGATATTCAGTTATTAGGGTGTAATCTTTCATAAATTACTTTATTTATGTTTGGATGAACTAATGAACTTATCTAGTTCCTTCACTGACTTTTCTTTGGCTGAGTTATTTCAAATAATTGACAAAGGCAGAAAATCTGGGTGTTTAAGTGTATGTACTTTACCAGATATTCATACTCCTGAATCGAAATCGCAATATTATTACATTTGGTTCAAACAGGGGCGTGTAGTTGCAGCAGCTAATCGCTTAAATGGTCAGGGTTTAGTCTACAAAATTACTCAAAGAAAGTGGTTAAATCAGCCATTAATAGAACAATATCGACAAATATTTTCCACTGACAAGCCTCTTGGTTTATATCTGAAAGCACAAGGATTACTCAACACTGAACAATTAAATTTATTATTTGCAAGTCAACTTCATCAGGTGCGACAGTTATTTGAAATTCAAAAAGGTGTATTCAAACTTGATAGCAAAGCACCTTTGCCTACTCAAGAAATGACAGGGTTAAGTCTGAAGGCTACAGAAGTAGCTCTCATGGCTTTAAGAACACTAAAAAACTGGAAAATATTAGCTGATGCACTTCCAGATGCTAGTTCTGCTATACGCAGTATTGCCCAAGGTAAACCACAAATTCATTTACATGCTTTAGAGTGGCAGGTGTGGGAATTCGCTAATGGTAGTGTTGCTTTAAGTGCGATCGCATCTCAACTCAATCAACCAATAGCTTTAGTTCAGCAAGCAGCTTTTCGGTTAATATTAGCTTGTTTAGTGGAAGAATTTCCCTTGATATCATCAACACTAGAACTGAGTGATTACCCAGTAGATTTAAACTTAGTTAATTCCTTTGAATTACGACAATCTCCAGTCATGGAAACAATCAAGCTCAGCACTTTATTTCTACAGAATCTCGTTGGCTTTTTGAGGAG
Above is a genomic segment from Fischerella sp. JS2 containing:
- a CDS encoding DUF6816 family protein, which gives rise to MRKIWSFCLIFLFLLWSGDAKAGELAKRLDSFPIWEKITSTKPAVGDLVYPDWMAGDWQLVSTLVDMVAPLAPDIVTPGFEGNRQYLNRPLKFPVRFVRETTPVAGLKINSVANTKSAVVADRAFNGLNLARAYLGDAAVICVKVDPDSPNRQITFLRHERQLVSIVSARATETTSDGRFITTEVFQQLFKGGGRPYFNSVESTTAYRNLSTANPAIEGDQVTAVYLSPQDPDYFKAGSRPVALYRYRLEFFR
- a CDS encoding DUF4388 domain-containing protein encodes the protein MNLSSSFTDFSLAELFQIIDKGRKSGCLSVCTLPDIHTPESKSQYYYIWFKQGRVVAAANRLNGQGLVYKITQRKWLNQPLIEQYRQIFSTDKPLGLYLKAQGLLNTEQLNLLFASQLHQVRQLFEIQKGVFKLDSKAPLPTQEMTGLSLKATEVALMALRTLKNWKILADALPDASSAIRSIAQGKPQIHLHALEWQVWEFANGSVALSAIASQLNQPIALVQQAAFRLILACLVEEFPLISSTLELSDYPVDLNLVNSFELRQSPVMETIKLSTLFLQNLVGFLRSNN